DNA from Campylobacter concisus:
TAGATTTTTAGATATGAATCCAAAGTAATTTCATAGAATCTTTTTATAAAGCAAAATAATTCTTGAAAACCGCACCGCTTTTGCCAAAAACATTTCCTTGTTTGATAAACAATTCAAAAAAACAAAAACTCTAAAAGATGCGGTTGAAATACCGATAAATATATACTTTACGCTGGTAAGATGGGTGTGGGTGCTAGCCTAGTCGTCATGGGCGGCTTCACCGTAGAGCCAAGCACTGCAAATGTGTTAGATACTGACTATAACAAAATTTCTGGACTTTATGCCTGCGGTAATGTTATGGGCGGACGCTTTTTGGGTGATTATCCAGTAGTTTTAGCCGGCACTAGCTACGGAACATGCCTATGCTACGGACGCTTAGCGGGCTATCAGGCTGTGGCAAACGCAAAAGGAGTACAAGCATGAGCAATAGAAAAAAATATACGATAATAGGACTAATAGTAGCCGCTATCGTGGGCTTTATAGCTTTTCATCAGATAGAAGCAGCTAGCCACAAGGCTGAATTTTGTATCTTGTGTCACAACATGCAACCAGAATACGACTCTTATACAAAAGGAAATTTGCTAGCTAAAAAGCATAAAGATGCAAATGTAACATGCCACGACTGCCACA
Protein-coding regions in this window:
- a CDS encoding FAD-binding protein, with the protein product MLYAGKMGVGASLVVMGGFTVEPSTANVLDTDYNKISGLYACGNVMGGRFLGDYPVVLAGTSYGTCLCYGRLAGYQAVANAKGVQA